Proteins from a genomic interval of Flammeovirgaceae bacterium SG7u.111:
- a CDS encoding DUF4386 domain-containing protein, with amino-acid sequence MHLNIQVPTFGIMEYRNKHISRIAGALIILGIIIGILSIVPSVESNKFLDEIYPNKDQVLTGAIFQFLLVPIYVGFSLLLHPILKQYSNTLSIGFIGFRFMAATFQIIGIILLPVFVLLSQEYSKSNPSYIAIYESAGNLLRLSRDLINHLGVILPTGLGNFLLYLVLYRENLVPRWLSLWGLLGNIVIMLASFLIVFQLIEVISTEYGIMSIPLVVQEIILAMWLLKKGLVIKTNTRLATS; translated from the coding sequence ATGCATTTGAATATACAGGTTCCTACTTTTGGAATCATGGAGTATAGGAATAAACATATATCAAGAATTGCAGGAGCTTTAATCATTCTGGGAATAATTATCGGCATCTTAAGTATTGTACCTTCTGTTGAAAGCAATAAATTTCTTGACGAAATTTACCCAAATAAAGATCAAGTTTTAACTGGTGCAATATTTCAGTTTCTTTTAGTTCCTATTTACGTTGGCTTCTCGCTTTTACTTCATCCAATACTCAAGCAGTATAGCAACACTCTTTCGATTGGGTTTATAGGATTTCGGTTTATGGCAGCTACATTTCAAATAATCGGAATAATATTACTACCTGTATTCGTACTCTTAAGCCAAGAGTATTCAAAATCAAACCCTTCGTATATAGCTATTTATGAATCAGCAGGAAACTTGTTAAGATTATCCCGTGATTTGATTAACCATCTAGGTGTAATATTGCCGACAGGATTAGGAAACTTCTTGTTATACTTAGTCCTGTACAGAGAGAATCTAGTCCCTAGGTGGTTATCGTTATGGGGTTTGTTAGGGAATATAGTGATAATGCTGGCTAGCTTCTTAATCGTATTTCAATTAATTGAAGTAATTTCAACAGAATATGGGATAATGTCAATTCCGCTCGTGGTACAAGAAATAATATTAGCAATGTGGCTATTGAAAAAAGGGCTGGTTATAAAAACGAATACACGACTGGCCACCAGTTAA
- a CDS encoding Crp/Fnr family transcriptional regulator: MENKILKHLSKYTVITKEIKTAISESISIKTFKKGSTLLKEGSISNNCYFLLKGCVRSYFLKNGEEKTIEFYTEEQSVIPASYGTPIPSDYYIECLEDTIASVGNPILEKETFQKYPQLESLSRIIAETIIIKQQELFTQFKTSTPEERYLNLLKTRPNLIQRVHQHQIASYLGIKPESLSRIRKRTMGKK, encoded by the coding sequence GTGGAAAATAAAATTTTAAAACACCTTTCAAAATACACAGTAATTACCAAAGAAATAAAGACCGCTATTTCTGAAAGTATATCTATCAAAACGTTCAAAAAAGGGAGTACCCTGCTTAAGGAGGGAAGCATTTCTAACAATTGTTATTTCCTTTTAAAAGGATGCGTTAGGAGCTACTTTTTAAAAAATGGCGAAGAAAAAACAATAGAATTTTATACAGAAGAACAATCTGTTATACCCGCAAGTTATGGGACACCAATACCCTCAGATTACTATATAGAATGCTTAGAAGATACAATTGCAAGTGTAGGGAATCCTATATTGGAAAAAGAAACATTTCAAAAGTACCCTCAGCTAGAATCCTTATCAAGAATAATTGCTGAGACAATAATAATTAAGCAACAGGAATTATTTACTCAATTTAAAACATCGACTCCTGAAGAACGATACTTAAACTTATTAAAAACAAGACCTAACTTGATACAACGAGTTCACCAACATCAAATAGCCAGTTATTTGGGTATTAAGCCAGAATCATTAAGTCGTATTAGAAAAAGAACAATGGGCAAAAAATGA
- a CDS encoding nuclear transport factor 2 family protein, whose product MKDEKRFFNYLKGTTNEKTVIEFLKMLEARKSSNELDKFYHPETEQIEYPNTLTKTLTKRGLNDLKDASEKGSKILTSESYEVKNLLSVNNTVVLECIWYGKLAIPIGKLNAGDQMKAYFAQFFEFKDGKIFKQRNYDCFEPFI is encoded by the coding sequence TTGAAAGACGAAAAACGTTTCTTTAACTATTTAAAAGGCACTACAAATGAAAAAACAGTTATTGAGTTCCTAAAAATGCTGGAAGCCAGAAAATCATCAAATGAATTAGATAAATTTTATCATCCAGAAACAGAGCAAATAGAATACCCGAATACTTTAACAAAAACACTAACTAAACGTGGACTCAATGACTTAAAAGATGCTTCAGAAAAAGGCTCAAAAATCTTAACTAGTGAAAGTTATGAAGTTAAAAACTTATTATCAGTCAATAACACTGTTGTTTTAGAGTGTATATGGTATGGTAAACTCGCAATACCTATTGGGAAACTGAACGCTGGTGATCAAATGAAAGCTTATTTTGCTCAATTTTTTGAGTTTAAAGATGGAAAAATATTCAAACAAAGGAATTATGATTGCTTTGAGCCATTTATATAA
- a CDS encoding metalloregulator ArsR/SmtB family transcription factor, with the protein MIDYIKIFKALSDIKRLKVIWLLTNIDKKICVSEIVEVLEEHQYNVSRHLRVLKDALLIEEAKEGKWVFYYLSPVRSEFQHLIQKTISSIPEKEMTVEITKCRKLLSIRENHKRDTI; encoded by the coding sequence ATGATTGATTATATTAAAATTTTCAAAGCGCTATCAGATATAAAAAGGCTAAAAGTTATTTGGCTGCTTACAAATATTGATAAAAAGATTTGTGTTTCGGAAATTGTAGAAGTATTGGAAGAGCATCAATATAATGTATCTCGACATTTAAGGGTTTTGAAAGACGCTTTGTTAATTGAAGAAGCGAAGGAGGGTAAATGGGTATTCTATTATCTTTCTCCAGTTAGGAGCGAATTCCAACATTTAATTCAAAAAACAATCTCTTCTATCCCTGAAAAAGAAATGACTGTAGAAATAACTAAATGCAGGAAGCTACTAAGTATTCGTGAAAATCATAAAAGAGACACTATATAA
- a CDS encoding IS5 family transposase: METGYTRLTSRQWQYIKEYLPVERKRKYDLRDVVDSILYCMRSGQQWRSLSGEGRPPWNVVYYYFRKWQGDNTLFRLNAALNQLERKRKGKKATPSMLSIDSQSVKCAPFIGQDTGLDGNKKVNGRKRHVITDTLGLVWGVVATGANEHDGTIGQRVVEPLLGYLHRMEKILADQAYKKKFTGWVEDNIRGVEVEISSCPPTPRGFVPIKWRWVTERTFGTFNFFRRLSKDYEKTTKSQEAWVLWQNCQIILNRIKKMPI, translated from the coding sequence ATGGAAACAGGATATACCCGCTTGACCTCCCGGCAATGGCAATATATAAAAGAATATCTTCCCGTGGAAAGGAAACGCAAATATGACCTCAGGGACGTGGTGGACTCGATCTTGTACTGCATGCGCAGCGGACAGCAGTGGCGCAGCCTCTCGGGCGAGGGACGCCCTCCTTGGAATGTGGTATACTATTATTTCCGCAAGTGGCAGGGGGACAACACGCTTTTTCGGCTGAACGCGGCACTCAACCAACTAGAGCGCAAGAGGAAGGGCAAGAAGGCGACCCCGAGCATGCTTTCCATTGATAGCCAGTCGGTAAAGTGCGCGCCTTTTATCGGGCAGGACACGGGGCTGGACGGCAACAAGAAGGTGAACGGGAGAAAAAGGCACGTCATCACCGATACGCTCGGGCTGGTATGGGGAGTGGTCGCCACTGGCGCCAACGAGCATGACGGCACGATAGGGCAACGGGTGGTGGAGCCCCTCTTGGGCTACCTGCACAGGATGGAAAAGATCCTGGCAGACCAGGCCTATAAAAAGAAGTTCACCGGATGGGTAGAGGACAACATAAGGGGCGTAGAGGTCGAGATATCCTCTTGTCCCCCAACCCCCAGGGGCTTTGTGCCCATCAAGTGGAGATGGGTCACCGAGAGGACATTCGGCACGTTCAATTTCTTCCGGAGGCTGTCCAAAGACTATGAAAAAACTACCAAAAGCCAAGAAGCTTGGGTTTTATGGCAAAACTGCCAAATAATACTTAATAGGATCAAAAAAATGCCTATTTAA
- a CDS encoding permease produces the protein MILALDEFIHVGVALVLIIAVVSILTGLIRAYIPQEKLQKKLSKTGKYGGLMGTLLGIPTPFCSASMVPVSMGMVEMGAPFSMVFSFLLSAPLANFVVVGFIFGVFGWKVALVYFLVVFIGAILMGTIVGKTSLRNHVKRINLNSGQPTPTCSSQQSTNCGTETTLSQLGSVSTVESGCSGLSSPSCSQSNESNPKLKEAFKFGWALFKRIFPYVLVGALISAVSAIFVPDTWVQEHLGNDSPLAIPIAATIGIPLYLRIEMAIPILKALIVKGMSMGAAMALIIGGTGASLPEIAIISSMLKPKAIAAFIISVLIIAVAGGFIFYFFF, from the coding sequence ATGATCTTAGCATTAGATGAGTTTATACACGTTGGCGTAGCATTGGTACTCATTATTGCTGTTGTATCAATCCTTACTGGTTTAATACGGGCCTATATTCCACAGGAAAAGCTGCAGAAAAAATTATCGAAAACTGGTAAGTATGGTGGTTTGATGGGAACACTATTAGGAATACCAACTCCCTTTTGTAGTGCGTCAATGGTTCCGGTATCCATGGGGATGGTAGAGATGGGTGCTCCATTCTCCATGGTTTTCTCATTTTTACTTTCTGCTCCATTGGCCAACTTTGTTGTAGTGGGTTTTATTTTTGGTGTATTTGGGTGGAAAGTAGCTTTGGTGTACTTTCTTGTAGTTTTTATTGGCGCTATTTTGATGGGAACCATTGTAGGAAAAACCTCATTGAGAAACCATGTAAAAAGAATTAACCTCAACTCGGGACAGCCTACTCCAACATGTAGTTCTCAACAATCTACCAACTGTGGTACTGAAACTACTTTAAGTCAATTAGGTAGTGTTTCTACAGTGGAATCAGGATGTTCGGGGCTTTCTTCTCCTTCCTGTAGTCAAAGCAATGAATCGAACCCTAAGCTTAAAGAAGCATTTAAATTTGGATGGGCATTGTTCAAACGAATTTTCCCTTATGTTTTGGTCGGGGCTCTTATTAGTGCCGTTTCGGCAATTTTCGTTCCTGACACATGGGTTCAAGAACATTTGGGTAATGATAGTCCATTGGCTATACCTATCGCTGCAACCATTGGTATACCTTTATATTTGAGGATTGAGATGGCTATCCCTATTTTAAAAGCTCTTATTGTGAAAGGCATGAGCATGGGAGCAGCAATGGCATTAATTATAGGGGGAACGGGAGCAAGTTTACCAGAAATAGCTATCATTTCATCTATGTTAAAACCTAAAGCTATTGCGGCATTTATAATTTCTGTTTTGATAATAGCTGTGGCTGGAGGATTCATTTTTTACTTTTTCTTTTAA
- a CDS encoding amino acid racemase, with amino-acid sequence MNKIAVIGGLGALSSADLFFKLLKNKSALKNQNNYHFIFEQQPYSQIGSALFEEQDIKSRKFYAFNLCKNFEQKNVSKILLPCFASHSFLGELQQETPITIVNIFDATTDYLNLRFEKGTKIGVLTSSFVKESFLLQKYFQDYELVYPENQNQLMNAIYGESGIKNGYLDGLPLEYIHEACIELKAKGCEVILPCVTEISLLVSQLWKRGISIIDVNEVYADYALAKENSPQVKPFKLGIVGGVGPSATVDFMNKIIQSTPAKKDQDHIKMIVEQNPQIPDRTANLIKNETDPTIALYSTCKKLEVAGSNVIAIPCNTAHAFVKEIQKHLKVPIVNMITTTAEYILENFGKEAKVGILATTGTIQSKIYYNVLTHYGLQVVVPDETHQDYVMESIYGEFGVKAGKTNGPCKEQILKGVKHLIEKKAQVIILGCTELPLLFPDTKEFTDTEKSVELIDPTLVLAKKIVNLATLNL; translated from the coding sequence ATGAATAAAATTGCAGTAATTGGTGGCTTAGGGGCTTTATCTAGTGCAGACTTGTTTTTTAAACTTCTGAAAAACAAATCAGCCTTAAAAAATCAAAATAATTATCATTTCATTTTTGAACAGCAACCCTATAGTCAGATTGGATCTGCTTTATTTGAAGAGCAGGATATTAAATCAAGAAAGTTTTACGCTTTCAATTTATGCAAAAATTTTGAACAAAAAAACGTGTCTAAAATTTTACTTCCATGCTTTGCAAGTCATTCATTTTTAGGTGAGCTGCAACAAGAAACACCAATCACTATTGTAAATATTTTTGATGCTACAACCGATTATTTAAACTTAAGATTTGAGAAGGGAACAAAAATAGGAGTGCTTACCTCTAGCTTTGTGAAAGAATCATTCTTATTGCAGAAATATTTTCAAGACTATGAATTGGTATATCCTGAAAATCAAAACCAGTTAATGAACGCTATATATGGTGAATCAGGCATAAAAAATGGATACTTAGACGGTCTGCCATTAGAATATATACATGAGGCATGTATAGAACTAAAAGCAAAAGGTTGCGAAGTGATCTTGCCTTGTGTAACCGAAATTTCTCTATTGGTAAGTCAGCTTTGGAAAAGAGGGATTTCTATTATAGACGTTAATGAGGTTTATGCAGACTATGCACTAGCAAAAGAAAATAGTCCACAGGTCAAGCCTTTTAAACTTGGAATTGTTGGAGGGGTTGGTCCTTCTGCAACAGTCGATTTTATGAATAAAATCATTCAAAGCACACCAGCTAAAAAAGATCAGGATCACATAAAAATGATAGTTGAACAAAATCCTCAAATTCCCGATAGAACAGCCAATTTGATTAAAAATGAAACAGATCCAACCATTGCGTTATATTCGACTTGCAAAAAATTGGAAGTAGCTGGTTCTAATGTAATAGCAATACCTTGTAATACAGCACATGCTTTTGTAAAAGAAATACAAAAACACCTCAAAGTGCCTATTGTGAATATGATAACAACTACAGCAGAATATATTTTAGAAAATTTTGGGAAGGAAGCCAAAGTAGGGATATTGGCAACAACTGGCACTATTCAAAGCAAAATTTACTATAATGTACTTACCCATTATGGACTTCAGGTTGTTGTTCCCGATGAAACACATCAAGATTATGTAATGGAAAGTATTTATGGGGAATTTGGGGTAAAAGCAGGAAAAACAAATGGACCTTGTAAAGAACAAATTCTGAAAGGCGTTAAACACCTTATTGAAAAAAAAGCTCAGGTAATCATCTTAGGTTGTACTGAATTACCACTTTTGTTTCCTGATACTAAAGAGTTTACAGATACTGAAAAATCAGTTGAGTTAATTGACCCTACTTTAGTTTTAGCAAAGAAAATAGTGAATTTAGCTACTCTAAACTTATAA
- a CDS encoding YceI family protein, translated as MKKNITTLLLSILVVSASIAQTVDSEKSIVNFKIDNMKINTVEGTFSGMNGNVNFNTNNPANSTFDVRIDASTVNTDKIMFKNFK; from the coding sequence ATGAAAAAAAATATCACAACACTTTTATTAAGCATTCTTGTAGTATCAGCAAGTATTGCTCAAACAGTGGATAGCGAAAAGTCTATTGTTAACTTCAAAATAGACAATATGAAAATCAATACCGTGGAAGGTACTTTTTCAGGAATGAACGGAAATGTAAATTTCAACACAAACAATCCTGCAAATTCCACATTTGATGTCCGTATAGATGCTTCTACGGTAAATACTGATAAGATCATGTTTAAAAATTTTAAATAG
- a CDS encoding helix-turn-helix domain-containing protein — protein sequence MKKKEHKECMSALLPVKDTLEVIGGKWKILILISIWEGNKHFREIERSIPKLSTKVLSKELKDLEASQLIVRSVINGFPVRTEYAPTEYSKTLKKVILELQDWGIKHRKRIFGKE from the coding sequence ATGAAAAAGAAAGAACATAAAGAATGCATGTCTGCACTGTTGCCTGTAAAGGATACATTGGAAGTGATAGGTGGCAAATGGAAAATTTTAATATTAATTTCCATTTGGGAAGGTAATAAGCACTTTAGAGAAATCGAACGAAGTATTCCGAAGTTGAGCACTAAGGTTTTGTCAAAAGAGTTGAAGGACTTGGAAGCCAGTCAGTTGATAGTTCGTAGCGTTATCAATGGTTTTCCTGTCCGAACTGAATACGCACCTACAGAATATTCTAAAACTTTGAAGAAAGTCATTTTAGAATTGCAAGATTGGGGTATCAAGCATAGAAAGAGAATTTTTGGTAAGGAGTAG
- a CDS encoding 1,4-dihydroxy-2-naphthoyl-CoA synthase: MANLAWKTEKEYEEITFKSLNGVARIAINRPECRNAFTPKTVDELWEALIICHESQEIGVVLLTGEGPSPKDGGWAFCSGGDQRVRSTTGYKGENGINRFNILDVQRQIRFMNKVVIAVVPGWAVGGGHSLHVVCDLTLASKEHAIFKQTDADVASFDGGYGSAYLARQVGQKRAREIFFLGADYSAQEAYEMGMVNKVVPHEELEEVAYDWAQEIMTKSPTAIKMLKFSFNMIDDGLVGQQVLMGETTRLAYGTDEAVEGRNAFLEKRPRDFSKFPKFP; encoded by the coding sequence ATGGCAAATCTAGCGTGGAAAACGGAAAAGGAATACGAGGAAATCACTTTCAAGAGCTTGAATGGCGTAGCAAGAATTGCCATCAACAGGCCTGAGTGTAGAAATGCATTTACCCCCAAAACAGTAGATGAATTGTGGGAAGCGTTGATCATTTGCCACGAAAGCCAAGAAATAGGGGTGGTATTGCTTACAGGAGAAGGACCATCTCCCAAAGACGGTGGCTGGGCATTCTGCTCTGGAGGCGACCAGCGTGTCCGTTCCACTACGGGCTACAAAGGCGAGAATGGTATCAACCGATTCAATATATTAGATGTACAGCGCCAGATTCGCTTTATGAACAAAGTGGTGATTGCTGTAGTGCCAGGCTGGGCTGTTGGCGGTGGACATAGCTTGCATGTAGTCTGCGATCTTACGCTTGCAAGCAAGGAGCACGCAATTTTCAAACAAACGGATGCCGATGTGGCCAGCTTCGATGGTGGCTATGGCTCTGCTTATTTGGCACGCCAAGTTGGGCAAAAGCGGGCAAGGGAAATCTTCTTTTTAGGAGCGGACTATTCTGCGCAAGAAGCATATGAAATGGGGATGGTCAATAAAGTTGTTCCCCACGAGGAGTTGGAAGAAGTAGCCTATGACTGGGCGCAAGAAATAATGACCAAAAGCCCAACAGCCATAAAAATGTTGAAATTTAGCTTCAACATGATCGACGATGGATTGGTAGGCCAGCAAGTATTGATGGGAGAAACTACCCGATTGGCTTATGGAACCGATGAGGCGGTAGAAGGAAGAAATGCATTTTTGGAAAAAAGACCAAGAGACTTTTCTAAATTCCCTAAGTTTCCTTGA
- a CDS encoding peptidase encodes MFSAEIKSKPDEDISILVKLNNHPWNYLCECGEASNLTVKEVQNCNAIFISHTHIDHFINFDTVIRHQVGTQRRVVICGPKDIAQHVQAKLKSYTWNLVEKGAIIYEIREMVSENNIMTYQIEPPLWELKQTDSINDTIIFKEKSFIVAATLLDHKTPTLAYKFEENDSLKMDIQASGFRGGKWVKELKDAFEKQQADATIVIEGKNYKTADLFHLLHIQKGDSLGIVMDHAANKENHLKIKNHFWQCRQVFIESYYKEEDQEFAALNYHSYSTQSGKIMRETLVKEAIPIHFSRKYNQAEIDELVKEFENSLNEVV; translated from the coding sequence ATGTTTTCAGCAGAAATAAAAAGTAAACCAGACGAAGATATTTCCATCCTTGTAAAACTAAACAACCACCCTTGGAATTACCTCTGCGAATGTGGAGAAGCCAGTAACTTAACAGTAAAAGAAGTCCAAAACTGTAATGCTATTTTTATTAGCCATACCCATATCGATCATTTTATAAATTTTGATACAGTAATAAGGCATCAGGTTGGGACACAAAGAAGGGTGGTTATTTGCGGACCGAAAGACATTGCCCAACATGTGCAGGCCAAGCTAAAAAGCTATACATGGAACTTGGTAGAAAAAGGAGCGATCATTTATGAAATAAGAGAAATGGTCTCTGAAAACAACATCATGACTTATCAAATTGAGCCTCCGCTCTGGGAGCTAAAACAAACCGACAGCATCAACGACACTATTATTTTTAAGGAAAAGTCATTTATTGTTGCCGCTACCCTACTCGACCATAAAACGCCTACATTGGCTTATAAATTTGAAGAAAACGATTCTCTCAAAATGGACATCCAAGCTAGCGGGTTTAGAGGGGGGAAATGGGTGAAGGAATTGAAAGATGCTTTTGAAAAACAGCAGGCCGATGCTACCATTGTTATTGAGGGAAAGAATTATAAAACGGCCGACCTTTTTCATTTGCTCCACATCCAAAAAGGGGATTCCTTAGGTATAGTTATGGACCACGCTGCCAATAAAGAAAACCATCTGAAAATAAAGAATCATTTTTGGCAGTGCAGGCAAGTATTTATAGAAAGCTACTACAAAGAAGAAGACCAAGAGTTTGCCGCACTCAATTACCATAGTTACTCGACCCAATCTGGAAAGATAATGCGGGAAACACTAGTAAAAGAAGCAATTCCCATCCATTTTTCTAGAAAATACAACCAAGCAGAAATAGATGAATTGGTAAAGGAATTTGAAAATAGTTTAAACGAAGTTGTCTAA
- a CDS encoding serine hydrolase domain-containing protein gives MFKRLLIFTSLGCILYACTSPKATEVSEEETPKEIIDQVAIARLDSTLQSFVEAGKIAGISALIYEKGEEKYFKALGYSDREDSIPMARNTLAIIYSMTKPVTGAALMTLYDEGKFQLDDPLSKYLPAFANPQVYTGVDAEGNVLTEPANRPITIRDITRHTAGFVNRGDIPGLGKMWNELDIYNPEGSLAEMGKKLSSIPLWYQPGTQWEYGISVDIQALLVETIAGKPYKEYLRENVLAPLGMDETRYYVPETDIERLTALYHLGEDGVLNRVPDEQGRGFHISDASLTPGGWGLTSTLDDYTKLAQMYLNKGTLNGATILQPETVTLMSTSHLPDSITERSWLPSKGQVGFGIDFAVRVAPPANAEENNGVVGEFFWDGAASTLFWVDPVNELTAVMFVQLFPYDQIGLHKGFRNAIYGPFEPVKENTEM, from the coding sequence ATGTTCAAAAGACTCCTTATCTTCACAAGCTTAGGTTGTATTCTGTATGCTTGCACCAGTCCAAAGGCTACTGAAGTTTCCGAAGAAGAAACTCCTAAAGAAATTATCGACCAAGTGGCTATAGCCAGACTTGACTCTACCCTCCAAAGCTTTGTGGAAGCTGGAAAAATTGCTGGAATATCTGCTCTGATCTATGAAAAAGGAGAGGAAAAATACTTCAAAGCCCTTGGCTATTCTGACAGGGAAGACAGCATTCCCATGGCTCGCAACACCCTCGCCATTATCTATTCTATGACCAAGCCGGTTACAGGTGCTGCATTGATGACGCTTTACGACGAAGGCAAGTTCCAACTAGACGATCCTCTTTCAAAGTACTTACCCGCATTTGCCAACCCGCAAGTGTACACCGGAGTTGATGCCGAAGGGAATGTGCTTACCGAACCCGCCAACCGACCAATCACCATTCGAGACATTACCCGCCATACGGCAGGCTTCGTAAACCGAGGAGATATCCCCGGCTTGGGCAAAATGTGGAATGAGCTGGATATTTATAACCCAGAAGGTTCACTTGCCGAGATGGGCAAAAAGCTTTCGAGCATTCCGCTGTGGTACCAGCCCGGCACACAATGGGAATACGGCATCAGTGTAGATATTCAAGCATTGCTGGTCGAGACTATTGCTGGAAAACCTTACAAGGAATATTTGAGGGAAAATGTGCTAGCCCCACTAGGAATGGACGAAACTAGGTATTATGTCCCCGAAACTGATATTGAAAGGCTTACAGCTTTGTATCATTTGGGAGAAGACGGGGTATTAAATAGAGTGCCCGATGAACAAGGAAGAGGCTTTCACATTAGTGATGCATCGCTCACTCCGGGAGGCTGGGGCTTAACTTCTACGCTCGACGATTATACGAAGCTTGCCCAAATGTACCTCAACAAAGGAACGTTGAATGGCGCAACTATCCTCCAACCAGAAACGGTTACGCTTATGTCAACTAGCCACCTGCCCGATAGCATCACCGAACGCTCTTGGTTACCTAGCAAAGGGCAAGTAGGTTTTGGGATAGACTTTGCCGTAAGGGTAGCCCCACCGGCAAATGCTGAGGAAAACAACGGAGTAGTTGGCGAGTTCTTCTGGGACGGCGCAGCAAGCACCCTCTTTTGGGTAGACCCCGTAAACGAGCTAACTGCTGTCATGTTCGTTCAGCTTTTCCCGTACGACCAGATCGGCTTGCATAAGGGTTTTCGCAATGCTATTTACGGTCCTTTTGAGCCAGTGAAAGAGAATACAGAGATGTAG
- a CDS encoding WG repeat-containing protein, whose protein sequence is MKTKNSIVIVFSLLTLLSCRKDVEQEMTGFQYFDIQEVGASSEPPLVAVSDEGYLEYGSSVAYVDMQGDTVIPFGKYAYFGADSLIYYATVLEHPNDSTWGRKLAIDKHQNILFDLMMFDNGPDYFSEGFTRVLRNGKMGFANKYGKVVIPCIYDFAKPFENGKAEVTFDAKEVVDLEEHRRVESDEWFVIDKKGERIE, encoded by the coding sequence ATGAAAACCAAAAACTCAATAGTAATCGTATTCAGTCTTTTGACTTTGCTATCATGTAGAAAAGATGTGGAACAAGAAATGACAGGTTTTCAATATTTTGATATTCAGGAGGTTGGGGCAAGTTCTGAACCTCCTCTGGTTGCTGTTTCTGACGAAGGATATTTGGAGTATGGTTCGAGCGTTGCCTATGTGGATATGCAGGGAGATACGGTTATTCCCTTTGGGAAATACGCCTATTTTGGAGCGGACTCATTGATCTACTATGCAACTGTTTTGGAACATCCAAACGATAGTACTTGGGGCAGAAAGCTGGCAATCGACAAACATCAGAACATATTATTCGACTTGATGATGTTTGACAACGGACCAGATTACTTCAGTGAAGGATTTACCAGAGTCTTGCGGAATGGGAAAATGGGATTTGCCAATAAATATGGGAAAGTCGTAATCCCTTGCATCTACGATTTTGCCAAGCCGTTTGAAAATGGAAAGGCTGAAGTAACATTTGATGCGAAGGAAGTTGTAGACCTGGAGGAACACAGGAGAGTTGAAAGTGATGAATGGTTTGTGATTGACAAAAAAGGGGAGAGGATAGAATAG